The Apostichopus japonicus isolate 1M-3 chromosome 14, ASM3797524v1, whole genome shotgun sequence region CACTATTAACAGACTTTCATACTGAGGGTACAAGTTATTATATTAAACTGTAAGAATGACAGAATCATAACTTTGTAACCGTAACTGCTACTGTTAAGTTTACTTTAATACTGAATTTGAAAGAATAtgtggaaaaagaaaaatgtgagaaatttcaataaaatctgaaaaacaTCCACAATTTTTTGGGTTCCTCTAAGTGGCATATGCAACGGTGCAATGCAGAAGCCACTTATTTACGTTAGTCACGACCTATGTTATTAGACATATATTAGACATGTAAGGTTATGTTAAAGtgtcaatgtgtgtttgccaaattttaacttcaacctttccagcttactgccctaaaagctcagtgaaaataacactgttctatgcaattttcatatttttaataataattattttgattgagttatctgtcgttaaacattttgagctgaataaaattcgccagattttttaacaaGCCCGTAGATTCTAAAAACTTTATTccaaatttgcaagccccgcccaacagatcatgcaccatagaaattaaaataagttCTGATTCGATTGTCTATCAGAATCTGCCGAGCAAAGTCTCCTTGCCATAAAAGCTTGAGGATAGATAGAGACTACTATGATGGGATATATTTTACCAACTGGTGATTGGTAGAAATTACAGACAACCATGTCAACATAAAATTATGAGTTAGCACATATTTCCAAGAGTCAAACTCAAAGAGAAACCAAGATATATCCAGTATTCTCCGTCAGTCTACATGAAGGCTCCTATGGATCTAACAACTGAGACGTAAGATTTCATTGTTCAGGAGAGATGAAATGTAgttgtacacacacacaaaaacgatTGCTTAACATTTTACACCAATaatctttaaacaaaataaatcttGGAAATAAAATCGGTTGTAGCTTGAAATCCTCCAGGCTGTGCCCTGGTTTATATCTAGGTATATAGATCTACTTCTATATCTTTATTACTCTCTCTTTGGTTTTTAGTCCAGAATCTATTCTTTaaattcctttctttcaccCATGTTCCTCCAGTTTGTTAATTTCTATTTATTAATTAACTAACTCCAAAGGGGGGacagatggaggggggggggcaagccaCCCCATTGAAATATTCTGAGGGACGAAGCGGGGCAAAAATGATAATTGGCAAAGGAAAAGTTATAGCTATATGATACTATACGATACTTGGATAAGTTATTCATGACAAGAATTAGTCCATTAGCCATATGTTGCATatttcagctctcttgacctcaacttaATGAAACTTTATCTCTTCTGCAAACAGACTGATTAGTTTGGAAGAGctgatttgttcacaccttgccatgtctgccttgatctgatagtgatatggctactagctgtgtgaaGAGTTGCATAATAGTcgaataggcagctcaactGAGGTGTgaaaagatgggactgatcactcggctaaccaactggaaaaacctgccgttcagtacaaacggcaggtttttggatgcaacctaATAGAAATGGACACTTTCTTGGCAtgaacttcagattcgtaatcagcgtgtctcgaactaccagaaaagatacacatttatcgcctttgcgacaaaaagtttttttcacctaaaaaaccgtaagcagtttttgccaaaatttgacccatttattcataaatgtcaagataaaactcaagatgacaaacaaaggtttgatttgactgctttgaaatcacgtatccgTGATTTCacggcaagatgcgtcgagcgcccttttatttcgctcagtttgcaacttttcagaggaacaatagaaaaccgaaaaacttttagggacaacaaaagattttaaacctttgttcgtcgtaaaagtttttcggtcttactttttcttgagatgaaaaaacttgttgtcgcaaatgCGATAAATGTGtgtcttttctggtagttcgcgacacgctgattacgaatctgaagtttattttggaattgggtgttgtgtgggggcgtggggGGCCAAAATCCTGATTTGCAGTTTTCCAAAactgacccaaaatcgatttcgctcaaatgacgtaacagggagtaatcgatgctcaggagcccaaatctgcaactcccaggtccatatctgctttcgttcgggagatacgtggtcccaaaggacccgatagaaatacgtgttctttataagtgcacaatttggaaaaccccctcttttcagcacactctcttgtcctctctgaaacacccatcgacactaaatttagacgtggagtagaagacacccttgtctttgttatacaccaatttcgtgtaattatctgaccgggaaaggttttttgtctatatgatttctatttttttcataaatcataaatcaggttttcTTGGCCCCCCTGCACGCCcacacacaacacccaattccaaaataaacttgttTTTATAGCATATAACAAATAGTTATGGAAAGGGGTTACTTGTGCACCTCTTCCCCGTCCAACCCCCTTCCCACGTCCCCTCCCTCACCTCATGCTCTGGTCCGACATTGGTTATATCCTTTAATTTGTCTGGCAAAGAAACCTCAATTTTCACAGAAAGTGGAGACTAGCGAATCTTCCTTTGAAAAGTTTGAGTTGTATACACACTAACTTCAACATGATTGGCAATGATTTCGCAATGTTGTCACTGTGTGGCGCCCATGCTTTGACGACTAACACTGACAGAACGATGGCTTCTAAAAACAGCAAGGAACACGAAAGTGAGACAGAGACCGCAGAGGCACTTCAGGATTCGTCTACTGAGCTTACTGAAGAAAAGGAAGAAGAGCATGTCGTAAGTTGATAAACTCGAGACAATGTCTGATTGTCAATCCCATACCTTTAATAttattaggcctaactttgAGTCCTATACTTAGTATACATGTACAGCGTAGGATGGGTTTAACGAAAGAAGAGAGACAGGCAATGACGAATGAATCGTCGGACATTGAATAAGTATTAAAATTATGAATTGAACCCGCGGTGTTCCCCTCGATAATCTTACGGTATCGCACACCCCATCCAAATATCGAACGGGAAAttctatttgaaatgaaattacaATACATACTCAATATTATACAGTATGCACACTCCATAGCAAGTTTCTTTTGACATTTACTATACTAGAGGGGGAAAATCGGAGAAATTATATGAGCAAACTATGTGCATCTTACGTTTCGTGTGTTGTGTATAGATGTACTTAAGGAAAATGAAAGCATTATACCCAGTGACATACTTTGGCCCCATAGCCCAACCTGATTCTTGATGCCACTGGAGGTGTCCAGTGACATTTTGATGACATACCATTACCACTACCAGTTGTCATCCTACCAAAACAGCAGATAAGAATTTAGTTTTGGTTAAATCATCTGgaatgttgttgttgatggTATTTATGGCATTTCATCATCATTCGTTCTCTGCAAAACTATCATACTTTATTTAAAATGTCTTGGTTCATTGCGTAACATTAAACCATTGTTGAATGATTTAATTGAAAAGAGATGATTCTTTAGTCCAAGTTGAATAATGCAAACAATGTATATTTGGTAATTTCACATTGAAGATAGCATATTATGATTGGTCAGTCTTTGTTTGTAATTTAACCAACTTTTTAATGCTTGGTTGCCACATAGACCTTGCTCATGACATTAATCAACATTTGAAAACTTGTCGACtaccaaataaaaataaaccagACATGATCTAGATTGCTAATATCatttataaaaaattaataaaattgtggTTGCTTAATTTAATGCTTGAAAGATTTAAGTATCAAACCAACTTTTTTCAAAACGAGTGTATCTTAAGAGTGaatgatgaaaatgaaatttaagtgGTTCAGTAATGATGCTTTTACATGCCATCTTCTTTGTTTCAACAGAATCGTTTACCAAAGTTTGTAGAGTTAGACTTGCCAGCGATGGGTTTAGAATTCCACCCAGCAGAGCCGTTATTAGCCGCAAGTTTCATTGATGGAACAATCAAATTGTGAGTAGAAATATTTagaaagaaaacacatttcAAATGTTGTAAAAGCATATTTGTCTTgatttttaattattcattcCTGAGTGTTTTGtgttcagaaaaaaaggaagcataatatttgttatttttctatTCTTTCACTTTTGAAGGTATTCATGTAAAGCCCAAGAAGAACCTGTAGAAGTGTGGTCAACTGAAGGGTTCAAGAAATCCTCTCGATCTGTGAGGTTTACAGAGGACGGTGAAAGTAAGAGGAAAccaccttcttcttctttttataaaCCTATATTGCTACAAGCttcataataaatattttataaagtaATTTTGATtgatgtgttttgttttatgattaaCATAGTTTTATCGTTGCTTGTTCTTACGTCtttgattaatttatttatgCTTCATGATGTTTAAATGTGTCCACATTCCGGTAGAAGGATTTATAAAGTATTAATTATTTACTAACTTGGTTCAATGTAATTATGCTGGAAGATTGTGATACCAAAGAATAAGGGAGTGACCAAGGACAAATTTCTGAAATGTTACATTCCGTGGGTGGTCTTGTAGAAGGATAGAGAGCAACCCATCCACCATTTCTGGTGAAGGTGGTGAAATGACAAAAGTTGATGAGACTAGTAGAAGACACCAGCTTGgtgtttaattaattaatcacttTACttaatttctttaattatttctttaatcttaatctctttaatttctttcatctttatttatttaattaattaattaatacaattAATCACTTGAATTAATCATTTCCTGTCACAAGCTaagtttcccttctttttttcaattacaCAACTTTGTTTGTTCTTTACATCTGTCACCTTCAATTCATATTCTTGCAATGGAGATGTCTCCctgtcatgaaaaaaaaaattcagcttTAAAAATTGGATACTAGTTATACAAAATGTTGATTAAAGACAGCTGATAAGACATGAAATGATGCATACTTTCCTCCATCAAGGTTTAGTCTGCATATCCAAGGATAAATCGTGGAAGCTCTTCAACACTGAGACGGGTAAAGTTGAGAGGGAATTTGTGAAGGCACATGATGCAGCAATTTCAACAGTGGCTGTGGCAGGTGACAAACATGTAGTGACCGGTGACGATGACGGGAGGTTAAAGGTGAGAGACGGCAAAATTTTGGACGAGACCTTTGACCCTTCCATCCATcgataattaaatttatttttgaaagaGCATTTAAGTTATATTGACCAGCTACATTTCCATGTGATGATGGCAATGGAAAGTTTTCTTTAATCTTTAACTGACTTGTCAACTTAAGTAGTTGGACCCATGACATGCAAACATTTGGAAATGTATTCTCACCAATTTAATAtgtttgataataataataatacagtggaTTTATAATAGCACCAAATCAGAAACAAGAAGGAACTGCTCTAGGTGCTTGACGAAACAAGTAATCGCAATCAAATGAACAAGACAAGAGTCTTTAGGTAACTCTTATTAAACATAGAAAGTTAAGTGCAAAATCTACTCTGATCTGGTAGCTGGTTCCACAGATAAGGAGCAGAGTAGGCAAAACATTGGTACCCatttacttttaaacatgaaTTGGGAAGAGAAAGGTAGGCCTTGGCAGAGGAACAAAGACAATGGACAGGAGCACAGGGAGAGTGTAGTTGAGAGATATATACAGGCTGTTCCAAATAATGAGTGCGGAAAGAGAGTAGGagtattttaaattgaattgGGTCGCTAATAGGAAGCCAGCGAAGTTCCCTCAAGAGTGGAGTTGTATGGCAACCTCTGGTCTTCCTTTCACAATGCGTGCCACAGAGTTTTGAATTTTCTGAAATTTCTGTATGGATAAATCTGACAGGCCAAAGAGTAAAGAATTGAGGAAGTCAAGCCTGGCCACCAAAGCATGAACCAGTATTTTGCAAATTTCATCATCTGACGTTATTTTTTTGCATAAATTAGGTCATCTCCAACAGCAAGAGGAGTAAAAAATAGATCCATAATGCCCTTTGAAAAGTGTATTACTCCTTATATACAGTTAACTTACCTCCAGTACACTTCCTTATAAAATTTTGATAATTCATAATTGTCTGTACATTTCTAGCAGATATTGTTAAAATTTATCGTGctaaaaaacatttctttcttttgttttctttacttatttatatgccccctccccccacaccccttgTTAGTATAGTAAGGAaggaatatttatttatatcgtgTTGTCTACTTTCTATTGGAAAGATTATTTATAGAATGATGAATGCTTTGtatacaaaagaagaaaagaaaaaagaggatAAATGGAGGTAAATGGTTTTTCCCATTTGTTTTTCTATCAGTTATGGGATCTGAGGTTTGAGAAAGCTGTATTTGAAGCCAAACAGAATGAAGATTACTTGAGTGACATTGCAGTGGATGAAACCAACAGGATTGTTTTTGCTACAAGGTTAGAAAGTTTAGAACATCCAAAGGTTGGTTTTTGTTCAACTCGGCGTGGCGCAAACATCCAGGTGCAGTTAGAATTATGACTTTTGATCTGTAAACACATAGTTCCCTCAAAACTCTCCATCAAAATAGATCGTCTGGGGTATGAGGGGTATGCAGTTATTTGTGAATATTATGCAATGTTGTCAGAAATCTATATTATAACTCCCAACCTGACGTAGACTTCATGATTAAGCAAACAACTATTGCATCGTAAAGTCTTCGCCCTTTGCAGATAATAAAGTCATGTGGTTGAATGGTCTGACATGTTGTCACGACGATGTCTCTCGGAAGTCTTTTGTTTCTCTCTATAAATCATCCTTGTTATTGGCCTTTGATCATTTGATGTTGTAACAGAACAATTCAAGAAGATATTGATTCATGACAGATTCCACCTTTATTGGAAAATTTATTTGTACGTTGATGAATATAGTTATTATTTTGACACATTTGATACATTTTCATgtccattttaattacttgtagTGGAGACGGTACCATGTCAACATTTAACATCAAAAGAAGACGCTTTGATCTGCAGTCTGAAAATTTACATTCTGAACTAATGTGTGTAGAAATAGTGAGGGTAAGTATTTATAGGgtaggggtgggtgtggggtggggttgtCAGACGAAAAGCATATGCAGTGACCACCTCTGTATTCTTGTAACAAAGTAGTTTGATTTGCTTAAAATCTCATTCTAAATGAAATGTTGCTGACACTTTTGAGTGCAATATAGATTTGGAAGTGACATGATAAATGCAAAACATTTGTGAAGGTTCTTAAAGCAATGATGACGAAGACATCTTTCCTGGCCATAATTCCATAAAAAGTGCAGCTCTTTGTCCCAGCTTGGCTGATAGGCAATCTTATTtgaataaataacatttttttttaactttctgcGCATGGCGGATGAA contains the following coding sequences:
- the LOC139979680 gene encoding WD repeat-containing protein 55-like; this translates as MLSLCGAHALTTNTDRTMASKNSKEHESETETAEALQDSSTELTEEKEEEHVNRLPKFVELDLPAMGLEFHPAEPLLAASFIDGTIKLYSCKAQEEPVEVWSTEGFKKSSRSVRFTEDGESLVCISKDKSWKLFNTETGKVEREFVKAHDAAISTVAVAGDKHVVTGDDDGRLKLWDLRFEKAVFEAKQNEDYLSDIAVDETNRIVFATSGDGTMSTFNIKRRRFDLQSENLHSELMCVEIVRRGRKVVCGGSDGSLNFYNWEEFGDISDRFPGHPESVDFSCKILDDLICTGSGDGMIRAVNVYPHRFMGIIGDHGNLPVNNLTVNGEATILASCGHDQRIKFWDVEHFHHIGKLEKKAKVSDKNKRLDAKGKEENFFADLE